From Mustela erminea isolate mMusErm1 chromosome 1, mMusErm1.Pri, whole genome shotgun sequence, a single genomic window includes:
- the CPB1 gene encoding carboxypeptidase B, whose translation MLTFLLLVTLALASSHHSGEHFEGEKVFRVNVEDENHINLLHKLASTTQIDFWKPDSVTQIKPHSTVDFRVKAEDIFTVEDFLEQNELQYEVLISNLRSVLEGQFDSQVRSTGHSYEKYNKWETIEAWTQQVTSENPGLISRRAIGTTFEGRTMYLLKVGKAGPNKPAIFMDCGFHAREWISPAFCQWFVREAIRTYGQEIHMTELLDKLDFYVLPVVNIDGYVYTWTKNRMWRKTRSTQAGTTCIGTDPNRNFDAGWCKIGASRSPCDETYCGPAAESEKETKALANFIRSNLSSIKAYLTIHSYSQMMLYPYSYDYKLTENNAELNALAKATIKELATLHGTKYTYGPGATTIYPAAGGSDDWAYDQGIKYSFTFELRDKGRYGFALPESQIRPTCEETMLAIKYLARYVLGHLY comes from the exons ATGCTGACATTCTTGCTTCTTGTGACTCTGGCCCTAGCATCTTCTCACCATTCTGGTGAGCACTTTGAAGG TGAGAAGGTGTTCCGGGTCAATGTTGAAGATGAAAATCACATCAACTTACTCCATAAGTTGGCCAGCACCACCCAA ATTGACTTCTGGAAACCAGATTCTGTCACACAAATCAAACCTCACAGTACAGTTGACTTCCGTGTAAAAGCAGAAGATATTTTCACTGTGGAAGATTTTCTGGAGCAGAATGAACTACAATATGA GGTATTGATAAGCAACCTGAGATCTGTGCTGGAAGGTCAATTTGACAGCCAGGTCCGTTCAACTGGACACAGTTATGAGAAGTACAACAAATGGGAAACG ATAGAGGCTTGGACTCAACAAGTCACCAGTGAGAATCCAGGCCTCATCTCTCGCAGAGCCATTGGAACCACATTTGAAGGACGCACTATGTACCTCCTCAAG GTTGGCAAAGCTGGACCAAATAAGCCTGCCATTTTCATGGACTGTGGTTTCCATGCCAGGGAATGGATTTCTCCCGCATTTTGCCAATGGTTTGTGAGAGAG GCTATCCGCACCTATGGACAAGAAATCCACATGACAGAACTTCTCGACAAGTTAGACTTTTATGTCTTGCCTGTGGTCAATATCGACGGCTACGTCTACACCTGGACCAAG AACCGAATGTGGAGAAAGACCCGTTCCACCCAGGCTGGAACTACCTGCATTGGCACAGACCCCAACAGAAATTTTGATGCTGGTTGGTGCA AAATCGGAGCTTCTCGAAGCCCCTGTGATGAAACCTACTGTGGACCTGCTGCAGAGTCTGAAAAAGAGACCAAGGCCCTGGCTAATTTCATCCGCAGCAACCTCTCTTCCATCAAAGCATATCTGACAATCCATTCATACTCCCAAATGATGCTCTACCCTTACTCCTACGATTATAAACTCACAGAAAACAACGCTGAGTTG AATGCCCTGGCTAAAGCCACCATAAAAGAACTTGCCACCCTGCATGGCACCAAGTACACATATGGCCCAGGAGCTACAACAATCT ATCCTGCTGCTGGGGGCTCTGATGACTGGGCTTATGACCAAGGTATCAAATATTCCTTTACCTTTGAACTCCGGGACAAAGGCAGATACGGCTTTGCCCTCCCTGAATCCCAGATTCGGCCAACCTGTGAGGAGACGA